In Streptomyces canus, one DNA window encodes the following:
- a CDS encoding helix-turn-helix domain-containing protein translates to MRVFLANGFEATMLDMIAAAADVSRHTFFSSFDSKDAVLESWEGGLADALRTAIAEPAAARFGG, encoded by the coding sequence ATGCGTGTGTTTCTTGCCAACGGCTTCGAGGCAACGATGCTGGACATGATCGCGGCGGCCGCCGACGTGTCGCGGCACACCTTCTTCTCCTCTTTCGACTCCAAGGACGCCGTTCTCGAGTCCTGGGAAGGCGGCCTGGCGGACGCCCTCCGCACCGCCATTGCCGAACCCGCCGCCGCTCGATTCGGGGGTTGA
- a CDS encoding SDR family NAD(P)-dependent oxidoreductase, with amino-acid sequence MPIIAVIGAGPGLGLSIARRFGREGFQVALVSRTQDKLDALAARLAEEGIEAAGFAADVTRPDSLQSALAAVADRFGAVDVLEYSPADPTFAGAAAVDATAQDLHKQLDYYLYGAVAAVRQVLPAMLERRSGTLLFSTGASSIRPTGGAFGSIGVAAAALRNYAMALGIDLAEHGVHAAHVAIGVYIGSGPGTEPETIAEHYWDAYTKRDQAEIVHTAPGGIR; translated from the coding sequence ATGCCCATCATCGCCGTCATCGGGGCAGGCCCCGGCCTGGGCCTGTCCATCGCCCGCCGCTTCGGAAGGGAGGGTTTCCAGGTCGCCCTGGTCTCCCGGACCCAGGACAAGCTCGACGCGCTCGCCGCGCGGCTCGCCGAGGAGGGCATCGAGGCCGCGGGCTTCGCCGCGGACGTGACGCGTCCCGACTCGCTGCAGTCGGCGCTCGCCGCGGTCGCCGACCGGTTCGGGGCCGTCGACGTACTGGAGTACTCACCCGCCGACCCCACGTTCGCCGGCGCCGCCGCCGTCGACGCCACGGCGCAGGACCTCCACAAGCAGCTCGACTACTACCTGTACGGAGCGGTCGCCGCGGTCCGTCAGGTGCTGCCCGCCATGCTCGAACGCCGCAGCGGCACCCTGCTGTTCTCCACGGGCGCCTCCTCCATCCGGCCGACCGGCGGCGCGTTCGGCAGCATCGGCGTCGCGGCGGCGGCCCTGCGCAACTACGCCATGGCCCTGGGCATCGACCTCGCCGAGCACGGGGTGCACGCCGCACACGTGGCCATCGGGGTGTACATCGGCAGCGGTCCCGGCACCGAGCCCGAGACCATCGCCGAGCACTACTGGGACGCCTACACCAAACGCGACCAGGCCGAGATCGTCCACACCGCCCCCGGCGGCATCCGGTGA